The genomic region CCACCCCACCCCCTGCCCCTGGTCtatctgctcctgcctggcttgCACCAGCACTCAAGTGTCTCTGCTGACCAGAGGACAGGTGTTGCTGAAGGTGGGCAGACACATCCTCGCTGTCACTGCTGGCATCTGATTCGGTCTCCTCCACAGAGGTGTCGGGGGCTGGCACCCTACCAGAAGATGATGATTCGTGGtcttcttctccctctcccctgtgACTCCTTTCAGCCATACTGTCTCCATTTATTTGCAACTGGGCAAAAGAGTTCTCTAGAGAATTGCTTGCATCAGGTGACGGCGTCGAAGGGCTCACGAGCTGACCATCTAGTGCTGGTAGGGGCCTCACAGAAATGGATGCTAgaggctgcacagctgcagcccctggagtCATTGTGCTGTCCGCACCGTCAGCGGAGCTCTCTCGTGCCAGGTTGACAGTGTTGGTGTCACAGTCCAGCCTCAGCCCAGCCACTCCCTTCTTTGGTATATCTATTATGTCCCGTTTTATTTTTCTGCGACGTCCATGCTCATTTCTCCTATACTGAACCATGTTCTCAAGGTCTGCCACGTATAAAAAACCAGCAATTAGCATTTCAGTGCTCTTTTTACCCTTGGAAAAGGCATcttccagctctctgctggtACGTTCATCGTACTGCCACCAGCCATTTCTACCTTCATAGTACCAAGCATATTCTCCATTGCCTCTGCTTGCTGCTTTGAGTTCTTCAGGTGACAATAAGGTTGGTTTGTCAAGGAAATCCTCAGGAATCTCTTGCCGGCAGAGTGCGCATCGCTTCCCAAGCCAAGAAGCGCCCTTAACACACAGATAGCAGAAAACATGTTTACAGGGCAGACTTACTGGATGGACACACGTTTGCAGACAGATAGCACATTCAGGGACTTGCAGGGAAGGTGCTGCATTGGTACATGACTCATTTGTCTTCCTGTTTGTGGGAAGCATGTTGATCGAATGATCTATTTCGCCACAGCCAGCCATCCTGCAGAGGATCAAAGAAATTTAAATCAGTTTATTATGTCAACTTAAACTAGCACCTTGCATCACATTTCACTCAACAATCCACACAATGAGATGTTTACTTCAAATTAAGATAAGTTACTGTTTCCTGAGATGATGGACAACACTGAGATTTCTTTTGCTGATTACCAACCTTTTATCTGTTTAATTTGCAGCATTTTAACATACCAAGTCAGAAAACAAACTTTGGAATTCCCTCTGTTCACTCCCTGAAGTAGAGTTGATTAATGGACCATAAGCCAACCAGTTACTTTGGTACCTCCTCaggaaatttaaagaaattttggTTCTTTCCTCAAGAGGTGACATAGCTGCAAACTGAACTTAAACAATCTCTCTTCAGACTATAGGTGATCATCTGTTTAATTAAGGGACTCCCTGAACAGTATCTCAGACTAGGTTTACACAATAGAAAATA from Molothrus ater isolate BHLD 08-10-18 breed brown headed cowbird chromosome 3, BPBGC_Mater_1.1, whole genome shotgun sequence harbors:
- the RNF146 gene encoding E3 ubiquitin-protein ligase RNF146 — encoded protein: MAGCGEIDHSINMLPTNRKTNESCTNAAPSLQVPECAICLQTCVHPVSLPCKHVFCYLCVKGASWLGKRCALCRQEIPEDFLDKPTLLSPEELKAASRGNGEYAWYYEGRNGWWQYDERTSRELEDAFSKGKKSTEMLIAGFLYVADLENMVQYRRNEHGRRRKIKRDIIDIPKKGVAGLRLDCDTNTVNLARESSADGADSTMTPGAAAVQPLASISVRPLPALDGQLVSPSTPSPDASNSLENSFAQLQINGDSMAERSHRGEGEEDHESSSSGRVPAPDTSVEETESDASSDSEDVSAHLQQHLSSGQQRHLSAGASQAGADRPGAGGGVANTSVRSRRPDGQCTVTEV